A portion of the Magnolia sinica isolate HGM2019 chromosome 17, MsV1, whole genome shotgun sequence genome contains these proteins:
- the LOC131230480 gene encoding zinc finger BED domain-containing protein RICESLEEPER 2-like — MSLTAHYVSADWNLRKTILNFRHLPPPHTGLVISDSRVENLYFGEKIFQVRYCAHILNLIVQEELKVINDTIENIIKSVKYIRGSPSRLSIWNDILQRLNVGSQKTLKLDVCTGWNSTYKRLDAAVELKIAFPEFAVRDKAYAWLPSEDDWRRTKDVRSFLRVYYGCMKLFSENKYLTANLFLPKLWKIKDALQRSVTTSTNYIQNMALSMQVKSEKYWRECHLLMALVVVLDPCCKMGLVSYVYKKIYLFDKAAIETYNVHVAIEELYSSYVGNSTRSQDTQLTHECGSSSSICDDNFLDEYFSALEQDEVS, encoded by the exons ATGTCGCTAACTGCACATTATGTGAGTGCAGATTGGAATCTACGTAAGACAATTTTAAACTTTCGCCACCTTCCTCCCCCTCATACTGGTTTGGTTATTTCAGACAGC AGAGTAGAGAATCTTTATTTTGGGGAGAAAATTTTCCAAGTGAGATATTGTGCTCACATTCTAAATCTAATTGTGCAAGAGGAGCTAAAAGTAATTAACGACACAATTGAGAACATAATAAAGAGCGTGAAGTATATACGGGGGTCACCATCAAGACTTAGTATCTGGAATGACATACTTCAACGTTTAAATGTTGGAAGTCAAAAAACATTGAAGTTAGATGTGTGTACCggttggaattcaacgtataaaAGGTTGGATGCGGCAGTTGAGTTAAAAATTGCATTCCCAGAATTTGCAGTTCGTGATAAAGCATATGCTTGGTTACCTAGTGAAGATGATTGGAGAAGAACTAAAGATGTTCGTAGTTTTCTTCGAGTTTACTATGGCTGCATGAAGTTATTTTCCGAAAATAAATATCTAACGGCAAATCTGTTTCTTCCAAagctttggaagattaaggatgctcttcAGAGAAGTGTCACAACAAGCACAAATTATATTCAAAATATGGCGTTAAGCATGCAAGTGAAATCTGAAAAGTACTGGAGAGAATGTCACCTATTGATGGCTTTAGTTGTTGTACTTGATCCTTGCTGCAAAATGGGACTGGTTAGTTATGTTTATAAGAAGATTTATCTATTTGACAAGGCAGCAATTGAAACATATAATGTTCATGTGGCAATTGAAGAATTGTACTCTTCTTATGTGGGTAATTCTACTAGAAGTCAGGACACACAACTTACGCATGAATGTGGCTCCAGTTCATCTATATGTGATGACAATTTTCTAGATGAGTACTTCTCAGCCTTAGAACAAGATGAAGTGAGTTAG